The region GTTCCTCCTGGTTCTCCAGACTTATGCTGCCCCATCAGAGTTTGTTCAGAGTCTGGATCTGGGCCCTGGACTCACTGCCAATGTCACTCTGTCTCCACCCCCGGGGACAAGCAAACATGCCCCCCACAGCATCATCATTGGGGTGCGCAAGGGGGGGACACGCGCCCTGCTGGAGATGCTAGATATCCACCCTGAGGTCGCTGCCGCCGCCACAGAGGTGCACTTCTTCGACTGGGATGAGAACTACGCCAGGGGCTTTGACTGGTACCGTGAGCTGATGCCCTATTCCTACCCGCACCAGATCACAGTGGAGAAGACGCCAGGCTATTTCACCTCTTCCTTGGCGCCAGAACGCATCCGTGCCATGAACTCCTCCATCAAGCTGCTGCTGATCCTGCGGGACCCAACTGAACGCGTCATCTCGGACTACACCCAGGTATACTTCAACCGCCTGGAGAACCACAAGCCAGTGCAGGCCATTGAGAATCTGCTGGTGCGCAGCGGAGCTCTCAACACCCGCTACAAGGCCATCCAGCGTAGCTTCTATGACGTGCATATGCGGAACTGGCTGCGCCACTTCCCTCTGGAGCAGATCCACATCGTTGATGGGGACACTTTGATCCGGGACCCCCTTCCTGAGTTGCAGAAAGTAGAGCGTTTCCTCAACCTGCCCTCCAGGATCATGTCGTCCAACTTCTACTTCAACCAGACCAAGGGGTTCTACTGCATCCGGAGTGAGGGGCGAGAACGCTGCCTGCACGAGTCCAAAGGGCGTCCCCACCCGGCCGTCAACAGTACCGTGCTGCAACAGCTACGCTCCTACCTCCGGGAGCACAATCGTAACTTCTACCGGCTGGTGAAGCGCTCCTTTGACTGGCAGTAAGGCAGGCTACGCCTCTTCCTATGTGGACTAGTTCCCCCTGGCCCACAGAAGACTTAGGAACCATTGCCCTGTTTAAGGACTGACTGACCAGTATTAAAGGGGCAAAAGCACTTTAAGAACTCTGACACCCAAACACTCCTGTCAATTGCCTTTTACTCTGCTCTGGTGTCAGCAGAGAAGTTCCACATTTACAAAATTAAGCAAGAACTTAAAATATAAGCTAACGTGGAAAAATCGCCAAGCTTGATAAGTCATTCTCTGTACTGTACCTAACAAAAGTGAAGTGATGCAGATTGCGGCAAAACAATTTTGTGAACCTGATGAatttttttctgcttttgtttGATATTCTTGTACTTGATAATAAATTGTTCTGCTTTAAAAATGTACATGTGGAACGGGATCTGTTTCTCCTTTGGTTCATTGTGATGCCCTCCAGATCCTAACCGGAGTGGTTTAGGAAGCATGCTAAGGTAGACTGAGGCATTAGGATAAGCCTTTGATTCACTGCAGTGGAAGAAGGACATTAATGCAGGGAAATGGTTGCCCTAGAGCGCCACTTTAGTATTACAGAAATCACTAATGGTTTGGACATTGAAGGTAGTGCCTGCAGCAAAAGGGGCTGAAATCGCGAGAGTCAGCAAGCTGAAGTCAGAGCTCTTCCTGTATTTTAGCACTGTTAAGTGTTCAAAAGTTTGATCAGGCTGTAGAGGCAGCCAGTAAATCATGTGTATTGTAGCAGTTCTCACTGGAGTTGTGATTATTCAACATAAACAGAGTAGCAACTACTATTTTCATCATGATTATTATCTTCGTTGATTAGGCTTTAAAGACCAGGCAAAGCCAGGGAGACCACTGATGATTATGTGATCTCCCTTCTGTCTGCTGGCTCTGACAGAGGCTAAATAAGTTATCCCACCCCAGGGGTGACAAACATCGATGCTGGTGGCTTTATCCCTGGCCAGGGGGTTAGTCCACACTAAAAATATGAACTCATGTTTTTACACTCCAATCTTACCATCTCACATTTACTGATACTTTATTGTGTTTATTGATATGTCATGAGTGTATTCAACTGTAGTCTTGTTCTAAGGTTCCATCCAGCACATACTCTCAGAATACTCAGTATTCTATTTTGACTTAAAGGAGCTGGTAGTGTTTCAAAAGTAATTTGTCATTGCAGTCTTGGACCAAGGGATGTTATTACCCTATGTGTTCACTAGGGGGCATATAGGTCCTTCAGGAATAATATGAGGTGATGTGTCCGGACATGCTCTTTCAAGGGTTCCCCTTGTCATCGGTGCAAGTGAAGAGGCTGTGACAGGGACCCGGTGACCCTTGCCAAGGCCTCACTGGGGCCTGCCCCATCACGTGTGTTTCATGTGCCTGTTCACCTGGAAGAGAACACCCTGTCCTGCCTCCACAAGGAGGCCCTGTCCAGGTCACAGAGCCATCTCAGCCGTGTGTGTACATGCTTCCAGCCCGCACGCTAActttttactataccacaggtcaatatagtctaccagtatGTCTGTCTGGCCCTCTCTCCACCAGTCATAGTGACAATAGAGGTCCAGTAGGTGGATtgtttgtccagatctgcaataggcTAACTAGCAATCATACCACATATAAAAGCATTCAGAGCTGCACACATTTTCAATATGACTACACAAGAACAAATAGGAATAGGCTAACTGATCGGCAGTGGCGTCATTGCGCGtgaaataacagtgaagacatgacATACGCAGCTCAGAAAGCTCCCCTCTTGATCTTGTTCAGggacaatacaatgatcctacctagacctagcctacaacaccacaatgcaatGAATAATTGCTTCATTGTTTTCAAGTGAGTTCAAAATTCTAGTCtaggctgtaaactgcagtgaaaATGTTATTTGAATAACATCCCAAAAGCCCTTGTGATTTCAATGTTTCATTCTATTTGGATCAGTTGTGAGTGTACTCTCCACAGTTTTTATAAGGTCTAGAAAGGCACAGTAGCGGGCCAGTCGGGCTGTATTTTTACTTTGAATACTGAGATGTGCTGTCTGTTGTGGGCCGGgcaggcccagttattcaggaaagcttATTGCATGCgctgctctgcctcctctccaatccGAGCGGCTATTCCTCTCGCACCTTGAACCTAAGActtcaatatagcctaaataCTGTGTCATTTTaacttctaaaatgtattacatttgatATAGGGCGTAATAAGCACAACCAGTCACAATGTGTTAATCTGATTAGGCTACTTGAAAAGGCTCCTGTAGGCATGCACACTTCGTCCAGAATATAACTCCAGCATCCTCAAAACGGGTTGACAACGACACCCTAAAGACTGGCAAGTGCGCTAAGTCCAGTGTCACGTTTGATTATgcctgcacatcatggttcaccagcagccccaaacatgTAAAGAGTAAGCTACAGACCAGCCAAAACAAGCTTGTAAGAATCTTAAGCAGCTAAGCAGGCCATCTGGGGGGGGAAAAAAGAGTACTATTAATTCAACTTGGTCTGGTCCACAGAATTATTAGACTCAACCCCCAGGTACCTGCCAACTATTTTTCATTTGTTAGATATGTCCACCAGCATAGTGCCAGATACTCTAATATTCACTGTTTTTAAACATAAGTCCATTtggtaagaacacatttttatataCAGGTGCTGTTGAGTAGCACAAACTACTGTACCACAGCAACTCAAAGCCATATCAACCATAACCACTTGGCTAATGAGTGAATGGTATAACCTTTTTTTtgcctgtatctctgtaatgtgtctgcatctatgtaattgtatatgtatttatgtaaaaaaTAGAGACCATAATGGAAATATTTCCCAGACttttagtgctgagcgattaaccaacatTTCGTATTTTCTTTCTTCAattattaaacaactaattgactgccttcggttcaattacttgaattccatttagttttttgtttttttttctctagaGAAATCATTCATGAGAGAAATCATGTCAAGAGCTATGTGGGATGCTGGGCTGAAGGGAATTGTAGTTTTCGTTAAGCAACAATTCAACCTAGTTCAGCGTAagaacgtggtaattaactacaatgaccataatctatTGCGCCTGTTTTTTCCGGCGCCGACCTAGATGGATGCACTTTTACGCCTGCTAAGAATGCAAGAGTAGGGTGACTCGCTTAGCGGGTCTCGATCACAGGGCACCAATGATGAACACCCAGCCACTATCCCTCCAAATAAGGGATATCTCTAGGGCAGGGGAATTAAACAATTTCTCTACAAGGTCTGGAGCTTGCTGGTTTTCCGTTCTACCTGATGATAAATtgttgttctatcctgccgaaaaagtGTAAAACCCAACAGctatatgttattcatgtcgtcgttcagccacaactcggtgaatcataagatattacagtttttaatgtcccgttggtaggatatacatcCTCGTAGTTAGTCTATTTTATTATCCAGTGATTGAACGTTGGGTAATGGGATCgatggtaaaggcagattacccactcgccgtcaGATCCTTACAAGGCGCCCAGACCTACCTCCCCGATATCTCCgtttctttctcctgcgaatgacggggatgaggtccttgtcgggtgtctggagtaaatccttcgcgtccgactcattgaatAAAAAGTATATTCTtccagtacggggtgagtaatcgctgtcctgatacctagaagctattttcggtcataagagatggtgtcAGAAACATtaagtacaaaataagttacaaataacgtgaaaaaatgcataatagcacaattggttaggggaccgtaaaacggcagccatctcgtCCAGCGCCATTATACTAAAATCACATCAATGATCAAAGATTCATTTAATTGACACAGACATTGtagatatttacattttagtcatttagcagatgctcttatccagagcgacttacagtagtgaatgcatacatttcattttttttgtactggccccccgtgggaatcgaacccacaaccctggcgttgcacacaccatgctggcgttgcaaacaccatgctctaccaactgagcctcagGGAAGAAATTGTAGCAGTAAGATCTGAAAAATCTTTCAACCAAAAGGTTGTAAGTTCAAATCCAAGAGGAGGACAGGTTGagtaataattactgtataaatgagcatgtacaatgtaatcatg is a window of Salmo salar chromosome ssa18, Ssal_v3.1, whole genome shotgun sequence DNA encoding:
- the LOC106576786 gene encoding heparan sulfate glucosamine 3-O-sulfotransferase 1 isoform X2 is translated as MACLLVSVFLLVLQTYAAPSEFVQSLDLGPGLTANVTLSPPPGTSKHAPHSIIIGVRKGGTRALLEMLDIHPEVAAAATEVHFFDWDENYARGFDWYRELMPYSYPHQITVEKTPGYFTSSLAPERIRAMNSSIKLLLILRDPTERVISDYTQVYFNRLENHKPVQAIENLLVRSGALNTRYKAIQRSFYDVHMRNWLRHFPLEQIHIVDGDTLIRDPLPELQKVERFLNLPSRIMSSNFYFNQTKGFYCIRSEGRERCLHESKGRPHPAVNSTVLQQLRSYLREHNRNFYRLVKRSFDWQ
- the LOC106576786 gene encoding heparan sulfate glucosamine 3-O-sulfotransferase 1 isoform X1 — translated: MLNGRRRQPLRSLFLLVLQTYAAPSEFVQSLDLGPGLTANVTLSPPPGTSKHAPHSIIIGVRKGGTRALLEMLDIHPEVAAAATEVHFFDWDENYARGFDWYRELMPYSYPHQITVEKTPGYFTSSLAPERIRAMNSSIKLLLILRDPTERVISDYTQVYFNRLENHKPVQAIENLLVRSGALNTRYKAIQRSFYDVHMRNWLRHFPLEQIHIVDGDTLIRDPLPELQKVERFLNLPSRIMSSNFYFNQTKGFYCIRSEGRERCLHESKGRPHPAVNSTVLQQLRSYLREHNRNFYRLVKRSFDWQ